A genomic stretch from Lottiidibacillus patelloidae includes:
- a CDS encoding DUF3817 domain-containing protein: MLKTPLNYVRMLGIIEGISFLVLLFIAMPLKYFFDFPLAVSIVGALHGGLFVLYIASIIFVVFAIRWSLLKAFIAMVASVVPFGPFFVDHRLYEKFPQ, translated from the coding sequence TTGTTAAAGACTCCATTAAATTACGTACGTATGTTAGGTATTATTGAAGGTATTTCATTCCTAGTACTATTATTTATTGCAATGCCCTTAAAATACTTTTTTGATTTTCCTCTTGCAGTATCTATCGTTGGTGCTTTGCACGGCGGATTATTCGTATTATATATTGCTTCCATTATTTTTGTTGTATTTGCAATTCGCTGGTCATTATTAAAAGCTTTTATCGCGATGGTCGCTTCCGTTGTTCCATTTGGCCCATTTTTTGTTGATCACCGTTTATATGAAAAGTTCCCACAATAA